The Streptomyces sp. WZ-12 genome segment GCTGAACATCCTTGAGGTCAAGAACCCCGAGACCGATGCTCAGCTCGTGGCCCAGGCCGTCGCCGAGCAGCTCTCGTCCCGCGTCTCCTTCCGTCGCGCCATGCGCAAGAGCATGCAGTCGACGATGAAGGCCGGCGCCAAGGGCATCAAGATCCAGTGTGGTGGCCGTCTCGGCGGCGCCGAGATGTCCCGCTCGGAGTTCTACCGCGAGGGCCGTGTGCCCCTGCACACCCTCCGCGCGAACGTCGACTACGGCTTCTTCGAGGCCAAGACCACCTTCGGCCGCATCGGCGTGAAGGTCTGGATCTACAAGGGCGACGTCAAGAACATCGCCGAGGTGCGCGCCGAGAACGCCGCCGCCCGTGCGGGCAACCGCCCGGCTCGCGGTGGTGGCAACGAGCGTCCGCGTCGCGGTGGCGAGCGTGGCGGTCGCGGCCGCAAGCCGCAGCAGCAGAGCGCCGCTGCCGAGGCCCCCAAGGCCGAGGCCGCTGCCGCTGCTCCGGCGGAGAACCCTGGAACGGAGGGCTGACCGACATGCTGATCCCTCGCAGGGTCAAGCACCGCAAGCAGCACCACCCGAAGCGGAACGGTATGGCCAAGGGCGGTACCGAGCTGGCCTTCGGTGAGTACGGCATCCAGGCCGTTACCGCGGCCTACGTGACGAACCGGCAGATCGAGTCCGCTCGTATCGCCATGACCCGTCACATCAAGCGTGGCGGCAAGGTGTGGATCAACATCTACCCCGACCGCCCGCTGACGAAGAAGCCGGCCGAGACCCGCATGGGTTCCGGTAAGGGTTCGCCGGAGTGGTGGATCGCGAACGTCAAGCCCGGTCGGGTGATGTTCGAGCTGTCTTTCCCGAACGAAAAGGTTGCCAAGGAGGCGCTGACCCGCGCCGCCCACAAGCTTCCGATGAAGTGCCGCATCGTTCGGCGCGAGGCAGGTGAATCGTGATGTCGGCCGTTACCAAGGCGTCCGAGCTGCGCGAGCTGAACAACGAGGACCTCGTTGCCAAGCTCCGTGAGGCCAAGGAAGAACTGTTCAACCTCCGCTTCCAGGCGGCGACCGGACAGCTCGAAAACCACGGCCGGCTGAAGGCCGTCCGCAAGGACATCGCCCGGATCTACACCCTGATGCGTGAGCGCGAGCTCGGCATCGAGACGGTGGAGAGCGCCTGATGAGCGAGAAGAATGTGACTGAGCAGAAGACCGAGCGCGGTTTCCGCAAGACCCGCGAGGGTCTGGTCGTCAGCGACAAGATGGACAAGACCGTCGTCGTCGCCGTCGAGGACCGCGTTAAGCACGCGCTGTACGGCAAGGTCATCCGCCGTACCAACAAGCTCAAGGCGCACGACGAGCAGAACGCCGCGGGCGTCGGCGACCGTGTCCTCCTCATGGAGACCCGGCCGCTGTCCGCGACGAAGCGCTGGCGCGTCGTCGAGATCCTCGAAAAGGCCAAGTAATCCCTCCTAGGGGGACCCCCTAGGAACAGTTCCGCCAGGCTCGGCAGGTGTTTCCTCGCGAAACACCTGCCGGGAACCGGCAGACATTCAGGAGATAGACGTGATCCAGCAGGAGTCTCGGCTTCGCGTCGCCGACAACACGGGTGCGAAGGAAATCCTCACCATCCGTGTTCTCGGTGGCTCGGGTCGACGCTACGCGGGCATCGGTGACGTCATCGTTGCCACCGTCAAGGACGCGATCCCCGGCGGCAACGTGAAGAAGGGTGACGTCGTCAAGGCCGTCATCGTTCGCACCGTCAAGGAGCGCCGCCGTCCGGACGGCTCGTACATCCGCTTCGACGAGAACGCGGCCGTCATCCTCAAGAACGATGGCGACCCCCGCGGCACCCGTATCTTCGGCCCCGTGGGCCGTGAGCTGCGCGAGAAGAAGTTCATGAAGATCATCTCGCTCGCGCCGGAGGTGCTGTAACCGATGAAGATCAAGAAGGGCGACCTGGTCCAGGTCATCACCGGTAAGGACAAGGGCAAGCAGGGCAAGGTCATCGCGGCCTACCCCCGCGAGGACCGCGTCCTGGTCGAGGGTGTCAACCGGGTCAAGAAGCACACCAAGGCCGGACAGACCGCTCGTGGTTCGCAGACCGGCGGCATCGTGACGACCGAGGCCCCCATCCACGTCAGCAACGTTCAGCTGGTCGTGGAGAAGGACGGCAACAAGGTCGTCACCCGCGTCGGGTACCGCTTCGACGACGAGGGCAACAAGATCCGCGTTGCCAAGCGGACCGGTGAGGACATCTGATGACTGCCACCACCAACGCGCCGCGTCTGAAGACGCGCTACCGCGAAGAGATCGCCGGGAAGCTGAAGGACGAGTTCTCCTACGAGAACGTCATGCAGATCCCCGGTCTGACCAAGATCGTGGTCAACATGGGTGTGGGCGACGCCGCCCGCGACTCCAAGCTGATCGAGGGCGCCGTGCGCGACCTCACCACGATCACCGGCCAGAAGCCGGCCGTCACCAAGGCCCGGAAGTCCATCGCGCAGTTCAAGCTGCGTGAGGGCCAGCCGATCGGCGCCCACGTCACCCTCCGCGGTGACCGCATGTGGGAGTTCCTGGACCGCCTGCTGTCGCTGGCGCTGCCGCGCATCCGCGACTTCCGTGGT includes the following:
- the rpsQ gene encoding 30S ribosomal protein S17; translated protein: MSEKNVTEQKTERGFRKTREGLVVSDKMDKTVVVAVEDRVKHALYGKVIRRTNKLKAHDEQNAAGVGDRVLLMETRPLSATKRWRVVEILEKAK
- the rplN gene encoding 50S ribosomal protein L14, which encodes MIQQESRLRVADNTGAKEILTIRVLGGSGRRYAGIGDVIVATVKDAIPGGNVKKGDVVKAVIVRTVKERRRPDGSYIRFDENAAVILKNDGDPRGTRIFGPVGRELREKKFMKIISLAPEVL
- the rpmC gene encoding 50S ribosomal protein L29 encodes the protein MSAVTKASELRELNNEDLVAKLREAKEELFNLRFQAATGQLENHGRLKAVRKDIARIYTLMRERELGIETVESA
- the rplE gene encoding 50S ribosomal protein L5, which gives rise to MTATTNAPRLKTRYREEIAGKLKDEFSYENVMQIPGLTKIVVNMGVGDAARDSKLIEGAVRDLTTITGQKPAVTKARKSIAQFKLREGQPIGAHVTLRGDRMWEFLDRLLSLALPRIRDFRGLSPKQFDGRGNYTFGLTEQVMFHEIDQDKIDRTRGMDITVVTTATNDDEGRALLRHLGFPFKEA
- the rplP gene encoding 50S ribosomal protein L16, yielding MLIPRRVKHRKQHHPKRNGMAKGGTELAFGEYGIQAVTAAYVTNRQIESARIAMTRHIKRGGKVWINIYPDRPLTKKPAETRMGSGKGSPEWWIANVKPGRVMFELSFPNEKVAKEALTRAAHKLPMKCRIVRREAGES
- the rpsC gene encoding 30S ribosomal protein S3, which translates into the protein MGQKVNPHGFRLGITTDFKSRWYADKLYKDYVKEDVAIRRMMTKGMERAGISKVEIERTRERVRVDIHTARPGIVIGRRGAEADRIRGELEKLTGKQVQLNILEVKNPETDAQLVAQAVAEQLSSRVSFRRAMRKSMQSTMKAGAKGIKIQCGGRLGGAEMSRSEFYREGRVPLHTLRANVDYGFFEAKTTFGRIGVKVWIYKGDVKNIAEVRAENAAARAGNRPARGGGNERPRRGGERGGRGRKPQQQSAAAEAPKAEAAAAAPAENPGTEG
- the rplX gene encoding 50S ribosomal protein L24; this translates as MKIKKGDLVQVITGKDKGKQGKVIAAYPREDRVLVEGVNRVKKHTKAGQTARGSQTGGIVTTEAPIHVSNVQLVVEKDGNKVVTRVGYRFDDEGNKIRVAKRTGEDI